In Phragmites australis chromosome 24, lpPhrAust1.1, whole genome shotgun sequence, the following are encoded in one genomic region:
- the LOC133907237 gene encoding transcription factor bHLH19-like, translating to MDSSANHQWLAELENEDLGDVDLIDPLSMQQMAESLANELWNQEQQERPDQQQQCAWHTASTAGFSFVGDISKSYAEGFPTAMNAGGSSSNNNMFSFTDASRQLSFSAREPKEGIAGTAPSIMERKGGQRGSTSVHEHAIAERKRRGKMHQQFATLASIVPDTTKTDKVSVLDSTIEYVHHLRDRLKALEEEHHQSTAESPPLDSRCCIGSEDGDGGEGSPKIEADVRGTTVLLRVACREKKGVLIMVLTELEKHGLSIVNTNVVPFADSSLNITITAQVLHFLFPKSQLIQDYSNQFTCCDW from the exons ATGGACTCCTCGGCAAATCATCAATGGCTGGCAGAACTG GAAAACGAGGATCTGGGAGATGTCGACTTGATCGACCCGCTGAGCATGCAGCAGATGGCTGAATCCCTCGCCAACGAGCTCTGGAATCAAGAACAGCAAGAACGACCGGATCAACAGCAGCAATGCGCGTGGCACACCGCATCCACGGCGGGCTTCTCGTTTGTCGGGGACATCAGCAAATCTTACGCCGAGGGCTTCCCGACGGCCATGAACGCaggaggcagcagcagcaacaacaacatgtTCTCCTTCACTGACGCGTCGAGGCAGCTGAGCTTCTCGGCACGGGAGCCGAAGGAGGGCATCGCTGGCACCGCACCATCAATAATGGAGAGGAAAGGTGGGCAGAGGGGAAGCACGAGCGTTCATGAGCATGCCATCGCCGAACGGAAGCGGCGGGGGAAGATGCACCAGCAGTTCGCGACGCTGGCATCCATCGTCCCCGACACCACCAAG ACGGACAAGGTGTCGGTCCTGGACAGCACCATCGAGTACGTGCACCACCTCAGGGACAGGCTCAAGGCCCTGGAGGAGGAGCACCACCAGAGCACGGCGGAGTCCCCTCCGCTGGACTCCCGCTGCTGCATCGGCTCCGAGGATGGTGACGGCGGCGAGGGGAGCCCAAAGATCGAGGCAGACGTACGTGGGACCACGGTTTTGCTTAGGGTGGCCTGCCGGGAGAAGAAGGGGGTTCTGATCATGGTGCTGACGGAGCTGGAGAAGCATGGCCTGTCCATCGTAAACACCAACGTCGTGCCCTTCGCGGACTCGTCGCTGAACATCACCATCACCGCACAGGTGCTCCATTTCCTCTTCCCAAAATCACAACTGATCCAAGACTACAGTAATCAATTTACTTGCTGCGATTGGTGA